Proteins encoded by one window of Psychromonas sp. L1A2:
- the ybaK gene encoding Cys-tRNA(Pro) deacylase, with translation MTPAIKVAEKHKITFKVHQYKHDKKHASYGLEAAEKMNVDAQQVFKTLVVEVDKQLVVAVLPVTEQLNLKAVASALKGKKAQMADKNDVLRSSGYVLGGVSPLGQKKRLTTLIDSTATDHPDIYVSAGKRGLEIQLKAQDLADMLSAEFVALT, from the coding sequence ATGACACCTGCGATTAAAGTAGCTGAAAAACATAAAATCACATTTAAGGTTCATCAATATAAACATGATAAAAAGCATGCATCTTATGGTTTAGAAGCCGCTGAGAAAATGAATGTCGATGCACAACAAGTGTTTAAAACTTTAGTGGTTGAAGTTGATAAGCAGTTAGTCGTGGCGGTTTTACCTGTTACGGAGCAGTTAAATTTGAAAGCTGTCGCATCGGCTTTGAAAGGCAAAAAAGCACAAATGGCTGATAAAAATGATGTGTTACGCTCTTCAGGTTATGTTTTAGGTGGCGTGAGTCCGTTAGGGCAAAAGAAGCGCTTAACAACCTTGATTGATAGTACGGCAACGGACCATCCAGACATTTATGTCAGCGCGGGTAAAAGAGGTTTAGAAATACAATTAAAAGCACAAGATCTTGCTGATATGTTATCTGCTGAGTTTGTGGCTTTAACATAG